The following are from one region of the Salminus brasiliensis chromosome 14, fSalBra1.hap2, whole genome shotgun sequence genome:
- the tp53inp2 gene encoding tumor protein p53-inducible nuclear protein 2 isoform X1, translating into MFQRLSNLLFGEVEDVSAELNGPKPCVTEADEEGWLLVNLPGNGDCTMLGEDGAEAPPTAQSLPNSECQRAESKCDMTTPSRTCVPAPSPRKSRRTRVAKAKAACPPSLSSPSSLGSPGSPFCLSSPSPVGSVGVNALSSPAHCLLGSAPVSPGSCSDCSSGLERGSMDESWFVTPPPCFTAEGATAEASPMEDLLIEHPSMSVYVSPGNLSVVEQSAASLTSSVSRMSESVPPPAVRSSMMPPRMARGAACQVVPLAKVTQVSRVQRAKARVERRHLGRNRVQRQNRVREQVPRHAANARKSFLHQPCQRSFCH; encoded by the exons ATGTTCCAGCGGCTCAGCAACCTGCTGTTCGGAGAGGTGGAGGATGTCTCTGCCGAGCTGAACGGACCCAAGCCCTGCGTGACCGAGGCTGATGAGGAAGGATGGCTTCTGGTCAACTTACCCG GTAATGGTGACTGTACCATGTTGGGCGAGGATGGGGCAGAAGCACCACCGACAGCACAGTCCCTCCCCAACAGTGAGTGTCAGAGGGCGGAGTCTAAATGTGACATGACCACGCCCTCTCGGACATGTGTCCCCGCCCCTTCCCCACGCAAAAGCCGCAGGACTAGAGTGGCCAAGGCTAAAGCGGCATGCCCTCCCTCCCTTAGTTCCCCAAGCTCCCTCGGCTCCCCCGGCTCCCCCTTTTGCCTCAGTTCTCCCTCCCCTGTTGGGTCAGTAGGAGTGAATGCGCTGTCTAGCCCCGCCCACTGCCTACTGGGCTCCGCCCCCGTGTCGCCGGGTTCCTGTAGCGACTGTAGCAGCGGGCTGGAGCGGGGCAGCATGGACGAGAGCTGGTTTGTCACCCCTCCCCCCTGTTTCACTGCAGAGGGAGCCACGGCGGAGGCCAGCCCGATGGAGGACCTGCTCATCGAGCACCCCAGCATGTCCGTCTACGTCTCCCCGGGAAACCTGTCTGTGGTGGAGCAGAGCGCGGCCAGCCTGACCAGCAGCGTGAG ccGGATGTCTGAGTCAGTGCCGCCCCCTGCAGTCAGGAGCAGCATGATGCCCCCCAGGATGGCCCGAGGAGCGGCCTGCCAGGTGGTGCCCCTAGCCAAGGTGACGCAGGTGTCCCGCGTGCAGAGGGCCAAAGCCCGCGTGGAGCGTCGCCACCTGGGCCGCAACCGCGTGCAGCGCCAGAACCGCGTCCGCGAGCAAGTCCCGCGCCACGCTGCTAACGCCCGAAAATCCTTCCTGCACCAACCGTGCCAGCGCAGCTTCTGCCACTGA
- the tp53inp2 gene encoding tumor protein p53-inducible nuclear protein 2 isoform X2 encodes MFQRLSNLLFGEVEDVSAELNGPKPCVTEADEEGWLLVNLPEGATAEASPMEDLLIEHPSMSVYVSPGNLSVVEQSAASLTSSVSRMSESVPPPAVRSSMMPPRMARGAACQVVPLAKVTQVSRVQRAKARVERRHLGRNRVQRQNRVREQVPRHAANARKSFLHQPCQRSFCH; translated from the exons ATGTTCCAGCGGCTCAGCAACCTGCTGTTCGGAGAGGTGGAGGATGTCTCTGCCGAGCTGAACGGACCCAAGCCCTGCGTGACCGAGGCTGATGAGGAAGGATGGCTTCTGGTCAACTTACCCG AGGGAGCCACGGCGGAGGCCAGCCCGATGGAGGACCTGCTCATCGAGCACCCCAGCATGTCCGTCTACGTCTCCCCGGGAAACCTGTCTGTGGTGGAGCAGAGCGCGGCCAGCCTGACCAGCAGCGTGAG ccGGATGTCTGAGTCAGTGCCGCCCCCTGCAGTCAGGAGCAGCATGATGCCCCCCAGGATGGCCCGAGGAGCGGCCTGCCAGGTGGTGCCCCTAGCCAAGGTGACGCAGGTGTCCCGCGTGCAGAGGGCCAAAGCCCGCGTGGAGCGTCGCCACCTGGGCCGCAACCGCGTGCAGCGCCAGAACCGCGTCCGCGAGCAAGTCCCGCGCCACGCTGCTAACGCCCGAAAATCCTTCCTGCACCAACCGTGCCAGCGCAGCTTCTGCCACTGA